One genomic window of Solanum stenotomum isolate F172 chromosome 9, ASM1918654v1, whole genome shotgun sequence includes the following:
- the LOC125876331 gene encoding transcription initiation factor TFIID subunit 1 isoform X3, translating into MGYEPGGSSRDERDEDDEEEYEEAGGGNRLLGFMFGNVDYSGDLDVDYLDEDAKEHLAALADKLGPSLTEIDLSVKSPQESADAAEQDYDEKAEDAVDYEDIDEQYEGPEVQTVTEEDLLLPKRDYFSTEISLTTLENRDSVFDDENYDEDDNEEKEQEVVENTVEVQSTPVKGEYNNEAEVIFHGNKVPEEVISTDALESSEDLQEEQPLALEEPVESQSSLPLPVLCVEDGVAILKFSEIFALHKPRKKAEKRERRCSVPKDKYKAMDTLDIVEEDEVKLLRGSYEEFPWLRMTHVHHDSALTLLDNEPGTVQGTDDLKPKIEKKDSCCTAEPMKENLSMDLSADWSSPICPEFYPLDQQDWEDRIIWDNSPPLSDNTAESCEISEPDYEALTDKQLDVEAESQSLQSEKEIEPHEKGHSSFFSCSVSVEPFGSKQPSGHLDISLSEGRYHPQLLRLESRLNADRQRSTDTPKDEDTDEILSSDALRRFSKLTLQNRDILEESWVDNIIWEPDQPFPKPKLIYDLQDEQMLFEVLDNRDGQQLMLHAGAMITTGLVKPSSGDSAELYGLSALSGRFNIANDKYYLNRKSTQQLKSHSKKRTAHGLKVLHSIPALKLQTMKAKLSNKDIANFHRPRALWHPHDNEVVLKEQRKLPTQGPMKIILKSLGGKGSKLHVAAEETISSLKSKASKKLDFKLSEPVKIIYCGKELEDDKSLSAQNVPPNSVLHLVRTRIHLLPRAQKLPGENKSLRPPGAFKKKSDLSAKDGHVFLMEYCEERPLLLGNVGMGARLCTYYQKLSPNDQQGTLMRNGNTGLGSVLTLDHSDKSPFLGDIKPGCSQSSLETNMYRAPIFQQKVSSTDYLLVRSTKGKLSIRRIDRIDVVGQQEPHMEVISPGSKGVQTYIMNRLLVYMYREFRAIEKRGSRPFIRADELSAQFPSLSEAFLRKRLKHCADLQRRSNGQFQWVMRFNFRIPSEEELRRLVSPESVCAYESMQAGLYRLKRLGITRLTHPTGLSAAMNQLPDEAIALAAASHIERELLITPWNLSSNFVACTNQDRENIERLEITGVGDPSGRGLGFSYVRTTPKAPIPNAISKKKAVVAKGSTVTGTDADLRRLSMEAAREVLLKFNVPEEQIAKLTRWHRIAMIRKLSSEQAASGVKVDPTTISKYARGQRMSFLQLQQQTREKCQEIWDRQVQNLSAVDGEENESDSEVNSDLDSFAGDLENLLDAEDFEDGEEGSHEPKHDNVDGVKGLKMRRRPFQAQVEEEIEDEAAEAAELCRMLMDDDEADRKKKKKDKAMGEQVGFVPDIRYRFSTESTDRGKKPQIFAKPSIKFDGLNGLDFIGDQKEAEGFTAKRTPSSKVKPKKKFDVLDSGLFNKKVKILGEGIKPMKEKKSARDSFVCGACGQLGHMRTNKNCPKYGEDVEARAESIDLEKTTGKSMGSTDLLDQPQIFSKKAIQKSGTKNVMVEVHEDDNSSSKAKVLKVKCGSTDRLPDKPTPATSLNSDIPVTSDAEIGTVPPPIKFNKIKFSNKMRAEDDSNEAHKPSILVRPPTETADSHRSKKIVIKQLKDSTSVDEGFLDGSNGMEFRKTKKINELSYLGQQEREYFYEETLGRKKMDDKRLWEEEERRRIAVRQREERAQIYERQKALEEQEKLAAIESYQDAIRREREEEERLKEKKKKKKKTEMRDDYLDDFLPRRNDRRIPDRDRSVKRRQTFESGRHAKEHAPPTKRRRGGEVGLSNILEEIVDTLKNNVNVSYLFLKPVTRKEAPDYHKYVKRPMDLSTIKEKARKLEYKNRGQFRHDVAQITINAHLYNDGRNPGIPPLADQLLEICDYLLEENESILAEAESGIE; encoded by the exons ATGGGTTATGAACCTGGTGGCTCATCCCGGGATGAGCGTGATGAAG ATGATGAGGAAGAATATGAGGAAGCTGGCGGTGGTAACCGACTTTTGGGATTTATGTTTGGTAATGTTGACTACTCTGGTGATCTCGATGTTGACTACCTTGACGAG GACGCCAAGGAGCATCTTGCTGCTTTAGCTGACAAGCTTGGTCCGTCTCTGACAGAGATAGAT TTGTCAGTGAAGTCCCCACAAGAATCTGCAGATGCTGCTGAACAAG ATTATGATGAGAAGGCTGAAGACGCTGTAGATTATGAGGACATTGATGAGCAATATGAAGGACCCGAGGTACAAACTGTTACTGAAGAGGACCTATTATTGCCGAAGAGGGATTATTTTTCAACAGAAATCTCTCTAACTACTTTGGAGAATCGTGATTCTGTTTTCGATGATGAAAACTATGATGAGGATGATAATGAAGAGAAGGAACAGGAGGTGGTAGAGAACACTGTTGAAGTTCAATCTACTCCTGTAAAAG GAGAGTACAACAATGAAGCTGAAGTCATTTTTCATGGGAATAAGGTTCCAGAAGAAGTTATATCCACAGATGCTCTCGAATCTAGTGAAGATCTTCAAGAG GAACAACCTCTTGCTTTGGAAGAGCCAGTTGAAAGTCAAAGCTCTCTGCCTCTACCTGTTCTTTGTGTCGAAGATGGGGTGGCAATTCTGAAGTTCTCTGAAATTTTTGCCCTTCATAAACCTCGGAAGAAAGCAGAGAAGAGGGAGCGACGTTGCTCTGTTCCCAAAG ACAAATACAAGGCCATGGACACACTggatattgttgaagaagatgaagttaaATTACTGAGAGGGTCCTATGAAGAGTTTCCTTGGTTGAGGATGACCCATGTACATCATGATAGTGCTTTAACATTGCTGGATAATGAACCAGGAACAGTTCAAGGGACTGATGACTTAAAGCCAAAAATCGAGAAAAAGGATTCTTGTTGTACTGCTGAACCAATGAAAGAAAATCTATCAATGGATCTTTCTGCTGATTGGAGCTCACCCATTTGTCCTGAGTTCTATCCTCTTGACCAGCAAGACTGGGAGGATAGAATTATTTGGGATAATTCTCCTCCATTGAGTGATAATACTGCTGAGAGTTGTGAGATTTCTGAACCTGATTATGAAGCATTGACTGATAAACAACTGGATGTGGAGGCCGAGTCTCAAAGTTTACAGTcagaaaaagaaattgaacccCATGAAAAAGGTCATAGCTCCTTTTTTTCTTGCAGTGTTTCTGTGGAGCCTTTTGGTTCAAAACAACCTTCAGGACACCTGGATATTTCATTATCAGAAGGAAGATATCACCCTCAGCTTTTGAGACTAGAGTCTCGCTTGAATGCAGATAGGCAAAGGAGCACAGATACTCCGAAGGATGAAGACACTGATGAAATCCTTAGCAGTGATGCCTTAAGGCGATTTAGCAAGCTTACATTACAAAATAGAGATATACTGGAGGAATCTTGGGTGGACAACATTATTTGGGAACCAGATCAACCCTTTCCGAAGCCAAAGCTCATATATGATCTTCAAGACGAACAAATGCTTTTTGAAGTTCTGGATAACAGGGACGGCCAACAGCTTATGCTTCATGCTGGAGCAATGATCACAACTGGTTTAGTGAAGCCCAGTAGTGGTGATTCTGCCGAGTTATATGGCCTCAGTGCTTTATCCGGGCGTTTCAATATTGCCaatgacaaatattatttgaacAGAAAGTCAACTCAGCAACTAAAATCACATTCAAAGAAACGCACTGCACATGGTCTCAAAGTTCTGCACTCAATACCAGCTCTTAAGCTGCAGACAATGAAGGCTAAGCTAAGCAA TAAAGACATTGCAAATTTTCATCGGCCAAGAGCTTTATGGCATCCCCATGACAATGAGGTGGTACTTAAGGAACAGAGAAAGTTGCCTACACAAGGGCCAATGAAAATCATATTGAAAAGCTTGGGTGGCAAAGGAAGTAAACTTCATGTGGCAGCAGAGGAGACCATTTCTTCCCTTAAGTCAAAGGCATCCAAGAAGCTTG ATTTCAAACTGTCTGAGCCAGTGAAGATAATTTACTGTGGGAAGGAGCTTGAAGATGATAAATCTCTTTCTGCCCAAAATGTGCCACCAAACTCTGTGCTGCATCTTGTTCGTACCAGGATACATTTGTTGCCTAGGGCACAAAAACTTCCTGGTGAGAACAAGTCCCTGCGTCCTCCTGgtgcatttaaaaaaaaatctgatcTTTCTGCGAAAGATGGCCATGTTTTCCTAATGGA ATACTGTGAGGAGAGGCCTTTGCTCCTTGGAAATGTTGGAATGGGTGCAAGATTGTGTACTTACTACCAAAAATTATCTCCAAATGATCAGCAAGGCACCTTGATGCGCAATGGAAATACTGGATTGGGGAGTGTACTCACACTTGATCATTCTGATAAATCCCCCTTCCTTGGGGATATAAAACCTGGTTGCAGCCAGTCATCTCTTGAAACAAATATGTATAGGGCACCGATTTTTCAGCAGAAGGTCTCATCAACTGACTATTTGTTGGTTCGCTCAACAAAGGGTAAGCTGTCCATAAGGCGGATAGACAGGATTGATGTTGTAGGGCAACAG GAGCCTCACATGGAGGTAATCTCTCCTGGATCAAAAGGTGTTCAGACCTACATAATGAACAGACTATTGGTGTATATGTATCGTGAATTTCGAGCTATTGAAAAGCGCGGTTCCCGTCCTTTCATCCGCGCAGATGAGCTGTCCGCACAGTTCCCTAGTTTGTCAGAGGCCTTTCTTAGGAAAAGACTCAAGCATTGTGCTGATTTGCAG AGAAGATCAAATGGACAGTTCCAATGGGTTATGAGGTTCAATTTTCGGATACCATCCGAGGAGGAATTGAGGAGGCTGGTTTCACCGGAAAGT GTATGTGCATATGAAAGCATGCAAGCTGGCCTGTATAGGCTTAAGCGCCTAGGTATTACGCGGCTTACTCATCCTACAGGTCTATCAGCTGCAATGAACCAGCTCCCAGATGAAGCGATTGCTTTAGCTGCTGCATCACATATTGAAAGGGAACTTCTAATCACACCTTGGAACTTGAGTAGCAACTTTGTTGCCTGTACAAACCAG GACAGAGAAAATATTGAGCGTCTGGAAATTACTGGTGTTGGTGATCCATCTGGTCGGGGATTAGGGTTCAGTTATGTACGCACCACTCCTAAGGCACCAATACCAAATGCAATCTCCAAGAAAAAAGCAGTTGTTGCCAAAGGGTCAACAGTAACAGGCACTGATGCAGACCTACGAAGACTGAGCATGGAAGCTGCACGCGAG GTTCTTCTCAAGTTTAATGTTCCAGAGGAGCAGATTGCTAAACTAACAAGGTGGCACCGAATTGCTATGATTCGCAAGCTTTCTAGCGAGCAAGCTGCATCCGGTGTGAAAGTTGATCCAACAACTATAAGCAAATATGCTCGTGGCCAGCGCATGTCCTTTCTGCAGCTGCAGCAGCAAACAAGAGAAAAATGTCAGGAAATCTGGGACCGACAAGTCCAAAATCTTAGTGCAGTTGATGGTGAAGAAAATGAGAGCGACTCTGAAGTGAACAGTGACCTGGACTCATTTGCTGGTGACTTGGAAAATCTTCTTGACGCAGAGGACTTCGAGGATGGTGAGGAGGGTAGTCATGAGCCCAAACATGATAATGTTGATGGAGTCAAAGGACTCAAGATGAGAAGACGCCCCTTTCAGGCTCAGGTGGAAGAGGAGATCGAGGATGAGGCAGCTGAAGCTGCAGAATTATGCCGCATGCTCATGGATG ATGATGAAGCTGAtcggaagaagaaaaaaaaggacaaaGCCATGGGCGAACAAGTTGGTTTCGTGCCAGATATAAGATACAGGTTTAGTACTGAAAGCACTGATCGGGGTAAAAAACCTCAGATATTTGCCAAGCCAAGCATAAAGTTTGATGGGCTAAATGGGTTGGATTTCATTGGAGATCAGAAGGAG GCTGAAGGGTTTACTGCTAAAAGAACCCCATCTAGCAAGGTGAAACCCAAGAAAAAGTTTGATGTTCTGGACTCTGGATTGTTTAATAAGAAAGTTAAAATACTAGGGGAGGGAATAAAG CCCATGAAAGAGAAGAAGTCAGCAAGAGACAGTTTTGTCTGTGGAGCCTGTGGTCAG CTTGGTCACATGAGAACTAATAAGAATTGTCCCAAGTATGGGGAAGATGTGGAGGCACGAGCAGAAAGCATTGATCTGGAAAAGACTACAGGAAAATCTATGGGTTCTACTGATCTCTTGGATCAGCCCCAGATCTTCTCAAAGAAAGCCATCCAAAAAAGTGGAACGAAGAATGTGATGGTCGAAGTTCATGAGGATGATAATTCCAGTTCAAAGGCCAAAGTTCTGAAGGTCAAATGTGGTTCAACAGACAGACTTCCTGATAAACCTACTCCTGCGACCTCACTTAATTCTGACATACCAGTGACTTCAGATGCTGAAATTGGAACTGTACCACCCcccataaaatttaataaaattaagttttcaAATAAGATGAGAGCTGAGGATGATTCCAATGAAGCTCACAAGCCTTCCATTCTGGTAAGGCCACCAACGGAGACTGCAGACTCACATCGCAGCAAGAAAATTGTAATTAAGCAACTTAAGGACTCCACAAGTGTGGATGAAGGATTCTTGGATGGAAGCAATGGCATGGAGTTCAGGAAGACAAAGAAAATCAACGAATTGTCATACTTGGGGCAGCAAGAGAGGGAATACTTCTATGAAGAGACTTTAGGAAGGAAAAAAATGGATGATAAACGATTATGGGAAGAGGAGGAGAGGAGGAGAATTGCTGTGAGGCAGAGAGAAGAAAGAGCCCAGATATATGAACGACAGAAGGCATTAGAAGAACAGGAGAAATTAGCGGCGATTGAAAGCTATCAAGACGCCATAAGAAGAGAGAGGGAGGAAGAAGAACGtctaaaggaaaaaaagaagaaaaagaagaagactgAAATGAGAGATGATTACTTGGATGATTTTCTTCCCAGAAGGAACGACAGAAGGATACCAGATCGAGACAGATCGGTGAAGCGGAGACAAACTTTCGAGTCCGGAAGGCATGCTAAAGAGCATGCACCGCCAACAAAGCGCCGAAGAGGGGGAGAG GTTGgtttgtcaaatattttagaAGAAATTGTTGATACACTGAAGAACAATGTGAACGTATCATACCTCTTCTTGAAGCCAGTGACCCGAAAGGAAGCTCCAGATTATCACAAGTATGTAAAGCGCCCTATGGACCTATCTACCATCAAAGAGAAAGCCAGGAAACTGGAATATAAAAACCGCGGGCAATTCAGGCATGATGTGGCACAGATCACTATCAATGCACATTTGTACAATGATGGGCGCAACCCAGGTATTCCTCCCCTTGCGGATCAGCTTCTAGAGATTTGTGACTACTTGCTGGAAGAGAATGAGTCCATCTTAGCTGAAGCTGAATCTGGTATTGAGTGA
- the LOC125876331 gene encoding transcription initiation factor TFIID subunit 1 isoform X2, with translation MGYEPGGSSRDERDEDDEEEYEEAGGGNRLLGFMFGNVDYSGDLDVDYLDEDAKEHLAALADKLGPSLTEIDLSVKSPQESADAAEQDYDEKAEDAVDYEDIDEQYEGPEVQTVTEEDLLLPKRDYFSTEISLTTLENRDSVFDDENYDEDDNEEKEQEVVENTVEVQSTPVKGEYNNEAEVIFHGNKVPEEVISTDALESSEDLQEEQPLALEEPVESQSSLPLPVLCVEDGVAILKFSEIFALHKPRKKAEKRERRCSVPKDKYKAMDTLDIVEEDEVKLLRGSYEEFPWLRMTHVHHDSALTLLDNEPGTVQGTDDLKPKIEKKDSCCTAEPMKENLSMDLSADWSSPICPEFYPLDQQDWEDRIIWDNSPPLSDNTAESCEISEPDYEALTDKQLDVEAESQSLQSEKEIEPHEKGHSSFFSCSVSVEPFGSKQPSGHLDISLSEGRYHPQLLRLESRLNADRQRSTDTPKDEDTDEILSSDALRRFSKLTLQNRDILEESWVDNIIWEPDQPFPKPKLIYDLQDEQMLFEVLDNRDGQQLMLHAGAMITTGLVKPSSGDSAELYGLSALSGRFNIANDKYYLNRKSTQQLKSHSKKRTAHGLKVLHSIPALKLQTMKAKLSNKDIANFHRPRALWHPHDNEVVLKEQRKLPTQGPMKIILKSLGGKGSKLHVAAEETISSLKSKASKKLDFKLSEPVKIIYCGKELEDDKSLSAQNVPPNSVLHLVRTRIHLLPRAQKLPGENKSLRPPGAFKKKSDLSAKDGHVFLMEYCEERPLLLGNVGMGARLCTYYQKLSPNDQQGTLMRNGNTGLGSVLTLDHSDKSPFLGDIKPGCSQSSLETNMYRAPIFQQKVSSTDYLLVRSTKGKLSIRRIDRIDVVGQQEPHMEVISPGSKGVQTYIMNRLLVYMYREFRAIEKRGSRPFIRADELSAQFPSLSEAFLRKRLKHCADLQRRSNGQFQWVMRFNFRIPSEEELRRLVSPESVCAYESMQAGLYRLKRLGITRLTHPTGLSAAMNQLPDEAIALAAASHIERELLITPWNLSSNFVACTNQDRENIERLEITGVGDPSGRGLGFSYVRTTPKAPIPNAISKKKAVVAKGSTVTGTDADLRRLSMEAAREVLLKFNVPEEQIAKLTRWHRIAMIRKLSSEQAASGVKVDPTTISKYARGQRMSFLQLQQQTREKCQEIWDRQVQNLSAVDGEENESDSEVNSDLDSFAGDLENLLDAEDFEDGEEGSHEPKHDNVDGVKGLKMRRRPFQAQVEEEIEDEAAEAAELCRMLMDDDEADRKKKKKDKAMGEQVGFVPDIRYRFSTESTDRGKKPQIFAKPSIKFDGLNGLDFIGDQKELQAEGFTAKRTPSSKVKPKKKFDVLDSGLFNKKVKILGEGIKPMKEKKSARDSFVCGACGQLGHMRTNKNCPKYGEDVEARAESIDLEKTTGKSMGSTDLLDQPQIFSKKAIQKSGTKNVMVEVHEDDNSSSKAKVLKVKCGSTDRLPDKPTPATSLNSDIPVTSDAEIGTVPPPIKFNKIKFSNKMRAEDDSNEAHKPSILVRPPTETADSHRSKKIVIKQLKDSTSVDEGFLDGSNGMEFRKTKKINELSYLGQQEREYFYEETLGRKKMDDKRLWEEEERRRIAVRQREERAQIYERQKALEEQEKLAAIESYQDAIRREREEEERLKEKKKKKKKTEMRDDYLDDFLPRRNDRRIPDRDRSVKRRQTFESGRHAKEHAPPTKRRRGGEVGLSNILEEIVDTLKNNVNVSYLFLKPVTRKEAPDYHKYVKRPMDLSTIKEKARKLEYKNRGQFRHDVAQITINAHLYNDGRNPGIPPLADQLLEICDYLLEENESILAEAESAI, from the exons ATGGGTTATGAACCTGGTGGCTCATCCCGGGATGAGCGTGATGAAG ATGATGAGGAAGAATATGAGGAAGCTGGCGGTGGTAACCGACTTTTGGGATTTATGTTTGGTAATGTTGACTACTCTGGTGATCTCGATGTTGACTACCTTGACGAG GACGCCAAGGAGCATCTTGCTGCTTTAGCTGACAAGCTTGGTCCGTCTCTGACAGAGATAGAT TTGTCAGTGAAGTCCCCACAAGAATCTGCAGATGCTGCTGAACAAG ATTATGATGAGAAGGCTGAAGACGCTGTAGATTATGAGGACATTGATGAGCAATATGAAGGACCCGAGGTACAAACTGTTACTGAAGAGGACCTATTATTGCCGAAGAGGGATTATTTTTCAACAGAAATCTCTCTAACTACTTTGGAGAATCGTGATTCTGTTTTCGATGATGAAAACTATGATGAGGATGATAATGAAGAGAAGGAACAGGAGGTGGTAGAGAACACTGTTGAAGTTCAATCTACTCCTGTAAAAG GAGAGTACAACAATGAAGCTGAAGTCATTTTTCATGGGAATAAGGTTCCAGAAGAAGTTATATCCACAGATGCTCTCGAATCTAGTGAAGATCTTCAAGAG GAACAACCTCTTGCTTTGGAAGAGCCAGTTGAAAGTCAAAGCTCTCTGCCTCTACCTGTTCTTTGTGTCGAAGATGGGGTGGCAATTCTGAAGTTCTCTGAAATTTTTGCCCTTCATAAACCTCGGAAGAAAGCAGAGAAGAGGGAGCGACGTTGCTCTGTTCCCAAAG ACAAATACAAGGCCATGGACACACTggatattgttgaagaagatgaagttaaATTACTGAGAGGGTCCTATGAAGAGTTTCCTTGGTTGAGGATGACCCATGTACATCATGATAGTGCTTTAACATTGCTGGATAATGAACCAGGAACAGTTCAAGGGACTGATGACTTAAAGCCAAAAATCGAGAAAAAGGATTCTTGTTGTACTGCTGAACCAATGAAAGAAAATCTATCAATGGATCTTTCTGCTGATTGGAGCTCACCCATTTGTCCTGAGTTCTATCCTCTTGACCAGCAAGACTGGGAGGATAGAATTATTTGGGATAATTCTCCTCCATTGAGTGATAATACTGCTGAGAGTTGTGAGATTTCTGAACCTGATTATGAAGCATTGACTGATAAACAACTGGATGTGGAGGCCGAGTCTCAAAGTTTACAGTcagaaaaagaaattgaacccCATGAAAAAGGTCATAGCTCCTTTTTTTCTTGCAGTGTTTCTGTGGAGCCTTTTGGTTCAAAACAACCTTCAGGACACCTGGATATTTCATTATCAGAAGGAAGATATCACCCTCAGCTTTTGAGACTAGAGTCTCGCTTGAATGCAGATAGGCAAAGGAGCACAGATACTCCGAAGGATGAAGACACTGATGAAATCCTTAGCAGTGATGCCTTAAGGCGATTTAGCAAGCTTACATTACAAAATAGAGATATACTGGAGGAATCTTGGGTGGACAACATTATTTGGGAACCAGATCAACCCTTTCCGAAGCCAAAGCTCATATATGATCTTCAAGACGAACAAATGCTTTTTGAAGTTCTGGATAACAGGGACGGCCAACAGCTTATGCTTCATGCTGGAGCAATGATCACAACTGGTTTAGTGAAGCCCAGTAGTGGTGATTCTGCCGAGTTATATGGCCTCAGTGCTTTATCCGGGCGTTTCAATATTGCCaatgacaaatattatttgaacAGAAAGTCAACTCAGCAACTAAAATCACATTCAAAGAAACGCACTGCACATGGTCTCAAAGTTCTGCACTCAATACCAGCTCTTAAGCTGCAGACAATGAAGGCTAAGCTAAGCAA TAAAGACATTGCAAATTTTCATCGGCCAAGAGCTTTATGGCATCCCCATGACAATGAGGTGGTACTTAAGGAACAGAGAAAGTTGCCTACACAAGGGCCAATGAAAATCATATTGAAAAGCTTGGGTGGCAAAGGAAGTAAACTTCATGTGGCAGCAGAGGAGACCATTTCTTCCCTTAAGTCAAAGGCATCCAAGAAGCTTG ATTTCAAACTGTCTGAGCCAGTGAAGATAATTTACTGTGGGAAGGAGCTTGAAGATGATAAATCTCTTTCTGCCCAAAATGTGCCACCAAACTCTGTGCTGCATCTTGTTCGTACCAGGATACATTTGTTGCCTAGGGCACAAAAACTTCCTGGTGAGAACAAGTCCCTGCGTCCTCCTGgtgcatttaaaaaaaaatctgatcTTTCTGCGAAAGATGGCCATGTTTTCCTAATGGA ATACTGTGAGGAGAGGCCTTTGCTCCTTGGAAATGTTGGAATGGGTGCAAGATTGTGTACTTACTACCAAAAATTATCTCCAAATGATCAGCAAGGCACCTTGATGCGCAATGGAAATACTGGATTGGGGAGTGTACTCACACTTGATCATTCTGATAAATCCCCCTTCCTTGGGGATATAAAACCTGGTTGCAGCCAGTCATCTCTTGAAACAAATATGTATAGGGCACCGATTTTTCAGCAGAAGGTCTCATCAACTGACTATTTGTTGGTTCGCTCAACAAAGGGTAAGCTGTCCATAAGGCGGATAGACAGGATTGATGTTGTAGGGCAACAG GAGCCTCACATGGAGGTAATCTCTCCTGGATCAAAAGGTGTTCAGACCTACATAATGAACAGACTATTGGTGTATATGTATCGTGAATTTCGAGCTATTGAAAAGCGCGGTTCCCGTCCTTTCATCCGCGCAGATGAGCTGTCCGCACAGTTCCCTAGTTTGTCAGAGGCCTTTCTTAGGAAAAGACTCAAGCATTGTGCTGATTTGCAG AGAAGATCAAATGGACAGTTCCAATGGGTTATGAGGTTCAATTTTCGGATACCATCCGAGGAGGAATTGAGGAGGCTGGTTTCACCGGAAAGT GTATGTGCATATGAAAGCATGCAAGCTGGCCTGTATAGGCTTAAGCGCCTAGGTATTACGCGGCTTACTCATCCTACAGGTCTATCAGCTGCAATGAACCAGCTCCCAGATGAAGCGATTGCTTTAGCTGCTGCATCACATATTGAAAGGGAACTTCTAATCACACCTTGGAACTTGAGTAGCAACTTTGTTGCCTGTACAAACCAG GACAGAGAAAATATTGAGCGTCTGGAAATTACTGGTGTTGGTGATCCATCTGGTCGGGGATTAGGGTTCAGTTATGTACGCACCACTCCTAAGGCACCAATACCAAATGCAATCTCCAAGAAAAAAGCAGTTGTTGCCAAAGGGTCAACAGTAACAGGCACTGATGCAGACCTACGAAGACTGAGCATGGAAGCTGCACGCGAG GTTCTTCTCAAGTTTAATGTTCCAGAGGAGCAGATTGCTAAACTAACAAGGTGGCACCGAATTGCTATGATTCGCAAGCTTTCTAGCGAGCAAGCTGCATCCGGTGTGAAAGTTGATCCAACAACTATAAGCAAATATGCTCGTGGCCAGCGCATGTCCTTTCTGCAGCTGCAGCAGCAAACAAGAGAAAAATGTCAGGAAATCTGGGACCGACAAGTCCAAAATCTTAGTGCAGTTGATGGTGAAGAAAATGAGAGCGACTCTGAAGTGAACAGTGACCTGGACTCATTTGCTGGTGACTTGGAAAATCTTCTTGACGCAGAGGACTTCGAGGATGGTGAGGAGGGTAGTCATGAGCCCAAACATGATAATGTTGATGGAGTCAAAGGACTCAAGATGAGAAGACGCCCCTTTCAGGCTCAGGTGGAAGAGGAGATCGAGGATGAGGCAGCTGAAGCTGCAGAATTATGCCGCATGCTCATGGATG ATGATGAAGCTGAtcggaagaagaaaaaaaaggacaaaGCCATGGGCGAACAAGTTGGTTTCGTGCCAGATATAAGATACAGGTTTAGTACTGAAAGCACTGATCGGGGTAAAAAACCTCAGATATTTGCCAAGCCAAGCATAAAGTTTGATGGGCTAAATGGGTTGGATTTCATTGGAGATCAGAAGGAG CTGCAGGCTGAAGGGTTTACTGCTAAAAGAACCCCATCTAGCAAGGTGAAACCCAAGAAAAAGTTTGATGTTCTGGACTCTGGATTGTTTAATAAGAAAGTTAAAATACTAGGGGAGGGAATAAAG CCCATGAAAGAGAAGAAGTCAGCAAGAGACAGTTTTGTCTGTGGAGCCTGTGGTCAG CTTGGTCACATGAGAACTAATAAGAATTGTCCCAAGTATGGGGAAGATGTGGAGGCACGAGCAGAAAGCATTGATCTGGAAAAGACTACAGGAAAATCTATGGGTTCTACTGATCTCTTGGATCAGCCCCAGATCTTCTCAAAGAAAGCCATCCAAAAAAGTGGAACGAAGAATGTGATGGTCGAAGTTCATGAGGATGATAATTCCAGTTCAAAGGCCAAAGTTCTGAAGGTCAAATGTGGTTCAACAGACAGACTTCCTGATAAACCTACTCCTGCGACCTCACTTAATTCTGACATACCAGTGACTTCAGATGCTGAAATTGGAACTGTACCACCCcccataaaatttaataaaattaagttttcaAATAAGATGAGAGCTGAGGATGATTCCAATGAAGCTCACAAGCCTTCCATTCTGGTAAGGCCACCAACGGAGACTGCAGACTCACATCGCAGCAAGAAAATTGTAATTAAGCAACTTAAGGACTCCACAAGTGTGGATGAAGGATTCTTGGATGGAAGCAATGGCATGGAGTTCAGGAAGACAAAGAAAATCAACGAATTGTCATACTTGGGGCAGCAAGAGAGGGAATACTTCTATGAAGAGACTTTAGGAAGGAAAAAAATGGATGATAAACGATTATGGGAAGAGGAGGAGAGGAGGAGAATTGCTGTGAGGCAGAGAGAAGAAAGAGCCCAGATATATGAACGACAGAAGGCATTAGAAGAACAGGAGAAATTAGCGGCGATTGAAAGCTATCAAGACGCCATAAGAAGAGAGAGGGAGGAAGAAGAACGtctaaaggaaaaaaagaagaaaaagaagaagactgAAATGAGAGATGATTACTTGGATGATTTTCTTCCCAGAAGGAACGACAGAAGGATACCAGATCGAGACAGATCGGTGAAGCGGAGACAAACTTTCGAGTCCGGAAGGCATGCTAAAGAGCATGCACCGCCAACAAAGCGCCGAAGAGGGGGAGAG GTTGgtttgtcaaatattttagaAGAAATTGTTGATACACTGAAGAACAATGTGAACGTATCATACCTCTTCTTGAAGCCAGTGACCCGAAAGGAAGCTCCAGATTATCACAAGTATGTAAAGCGCCCTATGGACCTATCTACCATCAAAGAGAAAGCCAGGAAACTGGAATATAAAAACCGCGGGCAATTCAGGCATGATGTGGCACAGATCACTATCAATGCACATTTGTACAATGATGGGCGCAACCCAGGTATTCCTCCCCTTGCGGATCAGCTTCTAGAGATTTGTGACTACTTGCTGGAAGAGAATGAGTCCATCTTAGCTGAAGCTGAATCTG CGATCTAA